In Liquorilactobacillus hordei DSM 19519, the following proteins share a genomic window:
- a CDS encoding PaaI family thioesterase — protein sequence MNLLEYLNIKTVKTSKHQVILSLEVEERHKQPYGLLHGGINAVLAETAASILANLNAPADFVAVGVSINTNHLSAVKTGKIEAIAEPIKIGAKIQVLAVTTISYPQQTKTSYSTVTTTFQKK from the coding sequence ATGAATCTTCTTGAATACTTAAATATTAAGACTGTTAAAACATCCAAGCATCAAGTCATACTTTCTCTAGAAGTTGAAGAAAGACATAAGCAGCCCTATGGTTTATTACACGGGGGGATTAACGCCGTTCTTGCTGAAACAGCAGCTAGTATATTGGCTAATCTTAACGCACCTGCAGATTTTGTTGCAGTTGGTGTTAGTATCAACACAAATCATCTCTCAGCTGTAAAAACTGGGAAAATCGAAGCCATTGCTGAGCCTATAAAAATTGGTGCAAAAATACAGGTCCTTGCAGTCACAACTATCAGCTACCCGCAACAAACCAAAACAAGCTATAGTACGGTCACAACAACATTCCAGAAAAAGTAA